A single genomic interval of Cucumis sativus cultivar 9930 chromosome 7, Cucumber_9930_V3, whole genome shotgun sequence harbors:
- the LOC101205731 gene encoding S-protein homolog 1-like: MTATLVAEAQISNKVVIRLPPVRYFIHVANDLTNQDMSAHCQSKDDDLGIQHLVHRGDEFRWNFKENFWKTTLFWCRLEKSNAYVSFDVFWPERKHHWLRDRCGSRGVCIWSARDDGIYLRNLPAQSEEIVHKWISTR, translated from the coding sequence ATGACGGCAACTTTGGTGGCTGAGGCTCAAATTTCGAACAAAGTGGTAATAAGGCTACCGCCAGTGAGGTATTTCATTCATGTTGCAAATGATCTAACCAACCAAGATATGTCTGCACATTGTCAGTCCAAGGACGATGATTTGGGAATTCAACATTTGGTTCACCGTGGAGATGAATTTCGATGGAACTTCAAGGAGAACTTTTGGAAAACAACTTTGTTTTGGTGCAGATTGGAGAAGTCAAATGCCTATGTCTCTTTCGATGTCTTTTGGCCTGAGAGAAAGCACCACTGGCTTCGTGATCGGTGTGGGAGTCGAGGAGTTTGTATTTGGTCTGCTAGGGATGATGGAATTTACTTAAGGAACTTGCCAGCTCAAAGCGAAGAGATTGTTCACAAATGGATCAGTACTAGATAA
- the LOC101205494 gene encoding S-protein homolog 1-like, translating to MVRGQLPRWSVQTVNGLSYLGLDVHCQSGDDDLGYHHLVNHGDDYQWSFQENFWGTTLFWCRLEKVDAYVSFESFWPESLKNTWLRDRCGTTELTCIWIAKDDGIYLRNNPTNVDEFVHKWIPK from the coding sequence ATGGTCAGGGGTCAGCTTCCGAGGTGGTCAGTTCAGACGGTAAACGGGCTAAGTTACCTCGGGTTAGATGTGCATTGCCAATCAGGGGATGATGATTTGGGCTATCATCATTTAGTTAATCATGGAGATGATTACCAATGGAGCTTTCAGGAAAATTTTTGGGGAACAACCTTGTTTTGGTGTAGATTGGAGAAGGTAGATGCGTATGTCTCTTTTGAAAGCTTTTGGCCCGAGTCATTGAAGAACACTTGGCTTCGTGATAGGTGTGGGACGACCGAATTAACATGTATTTGGATTGCTAAAGATGATGGAATTTATTTGAGAAACAATCCCACTAATGTTGATGAATTTGTTCACAAATGGATCCCTAAGTAA
- the LOC101205020 gene encoding S-protein homolog 1-like produces MHLAVVPLLVVLVAMLVVQPCMAVPIPHPRWHIHVVNGLSNETLLVHCKSGDDDLGIQHLVRGAEFHWTFRVSLFGRTLFWCYLEKPNFSVSFESFWVEKHVWLNSRCYDKNCIWIAKDDGIYLRNNPVNIDERVHNWNKLA; encoded by the coding sequence ATGCATTTGGCGGTGGTTCCCTTACTTGTTGTGTTGGTGGCTATGTTGGTCGTTCAGCCGTGCATGGCGGTTCCAATACCACACCCAAGGTGGCACATTCATGTGGTAAATGGCTTGAGCAATGAAACTCTATTGGTGCATTGTAAGTCTGGAGACGATGATTTGGGAATCCAACATTTGGTTAGAGGAGCGGAATTTCATTGGACTTTTAGGGTTAGCTTGTTTGGAAGGACGTTGTTTTGGTGCTACCTCGAGAAGCCAAATTTCAGTGTCTCGTTTGAATCTTTTTGGGTTGAAAAACATGTTTGGCTCAATTCTAGGTGCTACGACAAAAATTGCATTTGGATTGCTAAAGATGATGGAATTTACCTACGAAATAATCCTGTAAATATTGATGAACGTGTGCATAACTGGAACAAACTTGCTTGA
- the LOC105436263 gene encoding S-protein homolog 74-like: MKNVVILWLVTAALVGGQVLRWSEPPPKRMRYHVHVLNGPYYVHVLNGLNHHSLDVHCQSKDNDLGHHYLVKHGDDFQWNFIENLWRTTLFWCRLEKSDAYVSFESFWPESLKNPWLRHRCGTQLTCLWTAKDDGIYLRNMPTNADEFVHKWIPK, encoded by the coding sequence atgaagaatGTGGTCATTTTGTGGCTTGTCACGGCAGCTTTGGTTGGGGGTCAGGTTCTAAGGTGGTCGGAGCCTCCACCAAAACGTATGAGATATCATGTTCATGTGCTAAATGGACCATATTATGTTCATGTGCTAAACGGGCTAAACCACCATAGTTTGGATGTGCATTGCCAGTCTAAGGACAATGATTTAGGACATCATTATTTGGTTAAACATGGAGATGATTTCCAATGGAACTTTATAGAAAACCTTTGGAGAACAACCTTGTTTTGGTGTAGATTGGAGAAATCTGATGCGTATGTCTCTTTCGAAAGCTTTTGGCCTGAGTCGTTGAAGAACCCTTGGCTTCGTCATAGGTGTGGGACTCAATTAACTTGTCTTTGGACAGCTAAAGACGATGgaatttatttaagaaacatGCCTACTAATGCTGATGAATTTGTTCACAAATGGATACCTAAGTAA
- the LOC116405259 gene encoding S-protein homolog 1-like, which yields MNMNKQIEIGHMKKQCVVLLFVLCLAILEETKAVELEKWHIHVVNGLSNGQILLAHCKSKDNDLGERRLIAGTEFNWRFRVNFWNTTLFWCYLQKPNGQHSSFESFWIESRSVWLYTMCFEKNCIWTAKDDGIYLKDNFDTHKDILIHKWE from the coding sequence atgaatatgaataagCAAATAGAAATAGGACATATGAAGAAGCAGTGTGTGGTGTTGTTGTTTGTGTTGTGTTTGGCAATACTTGAGGAAACAAAGGCTGTAGAGCTTGAAAAATGGCATATCCACGTTGTGAATGGGCTAAGCAATGGTCAAATCTTGTTGGCTCATTGCAAATCCAAAGACAATGATTTAGGAGAACGTAGGCTTATTGCTGGAACTGAATTCAATTGGAGATTTAGAGTAAATTTTTGGAATACGACGTTGTTTTGGTGTTACTTGCAAAAGCCAAATGGACAACATTCATCATTTGAATCGTTTTGGATTGAGAGCAGATCAGTTTGGCTATATACAATGTGCTTTgagaaaaattgtatttggaCTGCTAAAGATGATGGAATTTATTTGAAGGACAATTTCGATACTCACAaagatattttgattcataagTGGGAATAA